The Desulfovibrio fairfieldensis sequence ACCTACATGCCCAACTGTCAGGACCCCGGCATGGCGCATTTCACCCATCTTGAGGACGTGCAGTTCACGTACCGCAAGCTCACCAAGACCCACGAAATCGCCAGTACCTCGGAAAGCGACGACTGGCGCAAGCCGCAGAGCGCTTAGCCGCCTGGGGCGCGGTTGCCGGACGCCAGCGGCGGCCGCGCCCCGAGTCCGACGCCTTGAACCGGCCTAACCCTCGGCTCCGGAGTTCCCATGACCCAGACGCCTGCCGCCAACGCCTCCTGGTTCAACTTCACCGCCCAGAGCGGTGACTTCGGCGTGTACGCTTTCTCGGGCTTTGAGGAGGCCTGCAAGCCGTATGAGTTCGGCATTGAGCTGGTCAGCCGCTCGGCCAACGTGGACCTTACGGCCCTGCTGGGCACCCCGGCCTGCCTTTCCATTGCCGACCGCAGCGGCGGCGAACGCTTGGTCCACGGCCTGATCCGGGAGATGGAGCAGCTCCACACCGCCAACCGCTTCACCCACTACCGTTGCTCCCTGGTGCCGCGCCTCTGGTTTCTGGGCCAGATCCGCGACCACCGCATCTTCCAGAATCTCTCGGTGGTGGAAATCATCCAGCAAATCCTCAAGGAGCAGGGCTTCACGGCCGACGGCTCATCCTTCAAGCTCTCCTACAGCTATGAGCCGCGCGAGTATTGCGTGCAGTATGGCGAAACGGACCTGCACTTCATTACCCGCCTGTGCGAGGAAGAAGGCATTTATTTTTACTTTGAGCACAACCGGGACAGCCACTGCCTCTGCTTCTGCGACCGCGAGGGCGGCCCCAAAATCCCCGGCCAGAGCGATCTGCGCTTTTTCCCAGGTTCGGGCCAGCGCTCGGATACGGCGGTCATCAACCGCCTGACCCTGCACGAACAGGTCAACAGCAATGCCGCCGCCTACCGCGAATGGAACTTCCGGAAGCCCCGCCTGGACCTGGAAGTGCGCGACAAGGAAGAGGACAAGCAGGCCGCCCCGGCCCCGCCCGGTATGCTGCTGGAACAGTATGCCTACCCGCATCTCTATCAGTTGCGGCAGCCCGGCGAGCGTTACGTCAAGCTGCGGATGCTGCGCCAGCTGACCTTCCGGCAGTGGATCGGATGTTCCTCGGACGTGGCCCGCTTTCTGCCCAGCTATACCTTCAGCATGCACGATCACCCGCGCGAGGCCCTCAACGCGGGCTGGTGGGTGGTTTCCGTGCGTCACGAGGGGCAGCAGCCCGGCGTGCTGGAGCACGAGGCCCCGGACGGGCGCGGTCTGCACTATGCCTCGCGGGTCACGGCCATTCCGGAGATGACCCGCTTCATTCCGGCCCTGGAACATCCCAAAAACCGCATCATCGGTGAACAGTCGGCCATTGTCACCGGCCCGGAAGGCGAGGAAATCTACCCGGACGAATACGGCCGCGTGAAGGTGCAGTTCCATTGGGACCGCGAAGGCCAGCACAATGAAAATACCACCTGCTGGATCCGGGTTTCCCAAGGCTGGGCGGGCAGCAAATACGGCATCATGGCTATCCCGCGCATCGGCCACGAGGTCGTGGTCTCTTTCCTGGAAGGCGACCCGGACCGCCCGCTGATCACGGGCCGCGTCTACCATGAGCTGAACATGCCGCCCTATGAGCTGCCCGCGCACAAGACGCGCACGGTGTTCAAATCCATGAGCACGCCGGGCAAGGAAAACGAGGAACGCGGCTTCAACGAACTGCGCATTGAAGACAAGAAGGGCCAGGAAGAAATTTATCTCCATGCGGAAAAGGATGTGAACATCCACGTCAAGAACGACTGGAAAGAGCATATCCTGCACGACCAACACCGTACCGTGGACAACTTCACCTACACCCTGACCAAGGGCGAGACGCACGAAACCCTCAAACAGCCGCGCAAGACCGAACTTTTCGCCAATGACAATCTGACGGTGCACGCGGACAGCCACACCAAGGTGGACGGCAAGTGGCTGGGCAAGGCCGGGGTGGAAATCCACCTGCACGCGGGCGAAAAAATGGTGCTGGAAGCCGGTACGGAAATGACGCTGAAGGCGGGCGGCAGCTGGATCAAGCTGGACCCCTCCGGCGTGCGTATGGGCGGAAGCCGGATAAATCTGGGCGGCGGGGGCGGACCGGGCAGCGGTACGCCCGCTGCTCCATTATTGCCGGAAGCGAGTATCCCCACTGATCCGGGGACATGCCCTACCTGCATGGCGGCTCTTGAAGCTGCGGAACAACAGGATGCACCGTTCAGTGGTTCCTGCGCAAGTGCGAGGGAGAGCTGATTATGAAGCAAGCCCTTATCCTTGCCCAAGGCACAACAGTAGAGCTTGAATCACCGTATCTGCGTTTGATTCCTGAAGAAGAACTGGACATTTTTATACAAGAAACAGCCTCGAGCGAATGTCGAATTGATACCCTCTTATGCGCAAATGTTTCTGCAAGGCTGCGCGAATCTTTTTATAATAGCACAAATGATATTCAGTATAACGCATTATTCACCAATACATCCTATGAAAGTCTTATACAAAAATCACCTCTATTTTTTGAAATAGAGAAAAGAAATCCTTTTTGGGGAGAACTGAAATCTTCCAATGAAAGGTGGGGCCTTTTTTCTCTAGGTTGTCCAGACGTTGAACAGGGGCTTGCCCACTGGCGCAGCCTCCTTAACGCATTGCTTCCAGATGATACCATAACACATTTCAGATTTTATAGCAGTAACGTGCTGCTGCAAATGATCAATGCCTCAACGCCGCAGGAAACGGCATGGCTGTTGGGGCCATATGCCTATCTGATTATTCCGGTGCCTTTCTCTCTGGAAACCTCGTGGGCGCTTGTCAGCAACCCTGATCTGGAACGGCTTTCCATGGTGGAGCTGGCTATGGAGTATGAGCCCAGGCAGGAGATTTGGTGGCAGGTATCCCAAAAGCATCTTGATGCATTTCAGCAGGTGCTCGAAACCATTTACCGCCGCAATCTTCTTGTCTGGCTGTGGGAGGAACAGAGCGATCATATGCGCTCACTGTATGGCGACGGCGTGGAGTTAAAAATTTTTATTGATGACATGATTGGAAAAATACGGAACTGGGGCTTTGCCACCCATGAACAGCAAAGCCGCTGCCTGGCCGCCCTGCTGCCTGTCATTGCCGCCAAGGCTCCTGCGGAAGAGGAGCGTCGCATCCTTTCCGTTGCGGAAAAAGACCCTGACGCGGCCCTGCGCCAGCTTGAAAGCCTGGCGCTACGAAGGAAACCCGCATGAGCGCCAAACTCCCCAATGACACCGCGCATGTTTGCCGGGGCGGCGAATGCGTCACTTTTCATATCCACGACAGTCGCTGCCAGAAGCTGACCGACTCCGTCATGAGCAAGTTCACCTTTACCGACAGCGCAGGGGTCGCCCACAAACTTGACTTCAAGGGCGGCTCCGCCACGCTCGGTGATGTGCACTGCGGCATGGGAGAACTCCGCTTTACCGGAAAACCGGAGGAGCTTGCCAGGGCCTGCGGGTTCAAGCCGGGGCAGGACGGAAAAGAGCACGTTTCTGAAAAAGAAAAGACTTGCCTCGCACGACGGCAACAGCGGGATGCCGCCGCTCCCCCCAAAGATCGCTTTTACCACGACGTCACATACAAGGACCTGACCGAACGCCCTTTGCAGGCCGAAGTAAAAAGACTGAGCCTGTGCACAGAACATTATATTCAGATAGCCACCAACAGAATCGACTGGGTCGTTATCATGGCCTTCATGGACAATCACTCCGGCAATCTGCACGGCAGCGGACACGCCGGAGCATTTATCATCGATGGGGAAACTCGCGAAGGATTGTACACGGATTTCGGCCCGTATACAGAAATCCGCACTATTCCCTCCGCTCCCGACGAACCTGAAAAAAAAATACGCAGTTTCAGTGAAGTACGCATCTCCCCAGCAGCGTGGGCCAATTGCCTGACCCCTGACGGCAACTTGGATCCTGCCGGGCTTGGCATTGCATGGGACGAGTGCAACCAGCGATACGGAAGCAATATTTTTAGCAGTCATACATGTCTCCGTTTAGGCTTTTACGGGCCTGAGCACGAGCATGAGCTGATCTATCTCCCGGAAGGGGCAGTGCACAAACAGACTCCACCCCATTTCGCTGTCAACGGCATCATAGGCTGGGCCGCCTTTCGCCTCAGAGCCGGAGCCTATAAGGAAATGAAGGCCTTTGCCGAGCGCTGCAACGCGTCCATCAAAGCGGAACTCAGCAAATTTCAAAACGTACGAGTGGTTCGCGACAGTCCAGACCCGGCGCCCCCCCCCGAAACGCAGAATCCAAAAGAAGAAGTCTTGAAAAAACTAAGTCTCCCTCGTGATCCATACTCCGGCATAGCATGTAATTGCATGACCTATGCAGTGTCTGTCTATGAGCAGGGGATCAGACCGGACATTACTCTTCCCGGAGATTTTACGGAAAGCATCAATCCAGGCAGAATCGACCACCCCAACGCGCATATCAGCGACTATATGCGCAGGGCTGACGCGGCAGGCTATTTTGATCACAGAAAGTACTTAGGTGAGCCAGAAGCCGAAACCGGCGCGGTTCAAAGTGAAACGCCCGGCATTTTCCACTATACGCAGGCCGCTCCCCCGCCGCTGAAAAATTGAGGAGACACGGCCATAATTCGGTTATTCATTTGCGGGCTTTGTCTCCTGGTTGCCTTGTCCTTACCACTCCATGCCGCGGAGGCCGCACCCATGCCACTTATTCTTTTTAATGACGGACTCCGGAATCCGGACTTGACGCTGCCCCGGATCCATCCTTGGCGCGCGGAGCAACCGGGAGATCCATTTCCTCCCAGCAGGTTCATCCTTCTCAGCGTGCAGGAAGGCAATATCCTGCGCGTGGCCATGTACTATCCGGGAATGAATAAACGAGCACGACAGATTGACTATTGGAACGGCAGCGGCATAGACGTTACCGGACTCCCGGCCGCCCATCTGCGTGGCACGCGTGACAGTGCCATTTTCGGCGATAGCCTTATTCTTAAGCCTTATGTGCGGCCGCACGCCTTTCTGGGCTCCGAGGAGTGGCCCTACGGCATCTGGTGGCAGCGCGTCCACGGCAACTATTACCGAGTTATTGTATACAGAAACTGGCTTATTTGCTCCGAATACCTGATGACGGAAAAAGACGGCCAGGACGTAACCTGGTTTCTGGGAGAGGGTTTTGACACGCCGGGCTGGAAGCCTTTTTCCGGATATTGGGGTGGAAATGTCACCTTGTACCCGGCGCAAGGCATATATACGCTCATCCCCGTCATGGAAAAAGACCTGCCCCCGGACTTTCCCCAGGGTCTGGTGCGCTGGATACCCTGAAAAGCGTGAGGCGTGTATGTACGCTGGCCACTGCATAAAGAGCAAAGCCCACTCCCCGGCTCACCGCAAGGGCAGGAGCGGTCGGCAACGGCGTCCGGAGACGTCAGGAGACACGGCCATCATCCGGCTCTTCATTTGCGGGCTTTGTCTCCTGGCTGCCTTGTCCTTACCACTCCATGCCGCGGAGGCCGCGCCCATGCCCCTCATACTTTTTAACACCAAACTCCAAAATCCTGACCTGACGCTGCCCCGGATCCATCCTCTGCGGCCGGAGCGGTCGGGAGATCCCTTTCCTTCCAGCGATGTTATTCTGCTCAGCGTGCAGGAGGGCAATATCCTGCGCGTGGCCATGTATTACCCGGAAATGGATGAACTAGAGCAGCAGATTGACTATTGGAACGGCAGCGGCATTGACGTCACGGGCTTGCCGGCCGCGCTTCTACGCGACGAAGGAGATTCCGCTATCTTCGGCGACAACCTTATTCTCAAGCCTTATGTGCGGCCGCACGCCTTTCTGGGCTCCGAGGAATGGCCCTACGGCATCTGGTGGCAGCGCGTCCACGGCAACTATTACCGGGTTATTGTATACAGAAGATGGATTATTTGCTCCGAATACCTGATGACGGAAAAAGACGGCCAAGACGTAACCTGGTTTCTGGGAGAAGGCTTTGACACGCCGGGCTGGAAGCCTTTTTCCGGATATTGGGGTGGAAATGTCACCTTGTACCCGGCGCAAGGCATATATACGCTCGTCCCCGTCATGGAAAAAGATCTGCCCCCGGACTTTCCCGAGGGGCTGGTGCGCTGGATACCCTAACACTGTGAGGTGGATATGCCCCCAGCCTGCCGCGTAGGCGACAAAGCCCTCTGCCCCGCCGACAGCCACGGCAAGGATTGCTGCCCGCACACCGTCACCGGACCGGCCGTCAGCGGTTCGCCGGACGTCTTCATTGACGGCAGGCCCGCCCTGCGCGTGGGCGATCCCGGCGTGCACAGCGCTTGCTGCGGTCCCAACACCTGGAAGACCGCGCAAGGCAGCCCCAAAGTGCTCATCAACAACATTCCGGTGGTGCGTCTCGGCGACGCAACCAGCCACTGCGGCGGTTCGGGCAATATGGTCGAAGGCAGCCCCGACGTCATTATCAATTAGCAGCCTCGGCTCCGGAGTTCCCATGGCCCAGATGCCTGCCGCCAACGCCTCCTGGTTCAACTTCACCGCCCAAAGCGGCGACTTCGGCGCGTATGCCTTCTCGGGTTTTGAGGAGGCCTGCAAGCCGTATGAGTTCGGCATTGAGCTGGTCAGCCGCCCGGCCAACGTGGACCATCGCTAGGGCCATCCTCCCGTTCCATTCCCTTTCCCGCAAAGTCGCGGCAGACGGGCTTTCAGCCGCTTCGAATAGAGAATCTTATACAAATCTCAAAAAATAGGCTTGCAACTAAAAATGAAAAGTAGTATTTGGAAATTAATACAAATATCGGTAATCATTTACAGCGATTGATTGGATTTTTTCTTGCTTTCCAGGCTGTTCGCGACCGGCACGGTTCAGAGTCAGGGCAATGACTTTTGAACAATTCCGGCACGCGCTCGCAGCCGCCGTATCTTGCGCCGGGGGGCGCGTAGGGGCGTTATGGTAAAGCACCTTGTTAAAGCGTGGAAGGCGGTCCTGCCTGAAAACGGACCCTGTGGGGAAGACGTCAGTTTTTCCCCGGAGTTCGAGGCGTTGCGGAATGAAGTGGAAAAAAGCACTTCTCTCCACGCCACCGAAGGCCCGGACTGGGACGCCGTGCGCAACATGGCTACGGAAATCCTCTCCACGCGGAGCAAGGACCTCTGGGCCATGGCCTATGCCATCCACGCCACCTGCCAACTGGACGGCCTGGCCGACTGCGCCGAAACCCTGGCCTGTCTCAATGAATTTCTTGGTAAGTACTGGGACAACCTCCACCCCCCAGCCCAGCGCCTGCAGCGCCGCATAGCACCCTTGCAGTGGCTGCAGGCGCGTCTGCAACACGCCTCGGGCGGTACGGGCTTTTCCGTGGAAAAGCCGGAGCACGTCGCTCTGCTCAAAGCCCAGCTTGAGCGCCTGCAAAAGCTGCTGGAGGCCAGGGCGGGCGATCTTGCTCCCGCGTTCATGGGCATTTTCAGCAACATTACCGTCACGCCGGAGGCCGCTGCCGAACGCGAGGCGGAAACCAGAGCCGGAGAGGCGGCCGCTGCCAGGGCGCAGGGCGCCTCTCCGGTTCTCCACGCGGCCCTGGCCGGAATGGACGCGGACGGGCGCGTGCCGCCCACGGTTCTGCCGCAGCTGGTGCGCAACGTCATGGATCAGGCCAGGCAGCTGGCCGGGCATTTTCTCTCTCTGGACATGCGCGATGAGCGCGCCTACCAGCTGCACCGCACAGCCCTGTGGAGCACCCTGCTGCACCTGCCGCCCGCCGACAACGCGGGGCTCACCCAGATGCCCTGCGGCGTGCCCAGGGAAAAGGCCCAGGCTTACGCCTCGGCCATTGAGAACAAACAGTTTGAAAATGCGCTGCCCCGGTTGGAGCGCTCCGCCGCCAAGACCCCGTACTGGCTGGAAGGCCATTACATGGTGGCCCGCTGTCTGGAGGCTCTCAAGGCCACGGCCGCGCACAACTGCGTCAAAAACGCGCTGGCCCAGCTCCTGGGGCGTTTTCCCGAGCTGCTGACTTACAAGTTCAAGGACGGAGAACCCTTTGCCCCGGCCAGAATCGTGCCCTGGCTGGAGGCCCTGCAACAGGGGCAGCCCTCGGGCCAGCCCCAGGTGCCGCCGCCGGGCCGCGCGCCCGCCGCTGAAAACGGCGAAGAGGAAGCGCGCCTGCAAGAGGCCATCGCCCTCTGTATCGAGGAAGATTTTCATGCCGGGTTGCGCCATCTGGGCAACGTCCCGGCGGGGCGCAACCGCTCCACCATATTGCATGGCCTGCTGCAGGCCCGCTACTGCCTGGCCGCGGGCAAGAAATCCGCTGCCCAGCGCCTGTTGCAGGCCCTGTACGGGCAATTGGAACAATGGGATCTGCTGGATTGGGAACCGGAACTCTCCGCGCGGATCATTACCCTGCTGCTTACGGCCCAGACCAAGCCGGGCGGCCCGGAAACCGAGGAAATGAGCCGCCGTCTGCACTGGCTCAGTCTGGATACCGCCGTCGGCGTGTTGCAGGAAGCATAACCATAAACGGAGGCACACATGGCCAGGAAAGAATCGTCCGTCGCACCCAAAGAGCGCATCAACGTCACCTTCAAACCGGCTACCGGCGGGGCGGTGGAAGAAATCGAGCTGCCCATGAAGGTCATGGTGATGGGCGACTTTTTGCAGCGCCATGACCCCAGAAGTCTTCTGGACCGCAAGCCTGTTTCCATCAACAAAAACAACTTCGCGGACGTGATGGCCAACCAGAAGCTCACCCTTGAAATCGCCGTGCCCAACATGCTGCAGGACGGCGACGAAGAGCGCGACATCCCCGTGAAGCTGGATTTCAACTCCATGCGCGATTTCGAGCCCGGCAACATCCTGGACCAGATTCCGGAAACGCAAAAGCTGATGCAGATCCGCGACGCCCTGGTTTCCCTCAAGGGCCCCATGGGCAATATCCCCAGCTTCCGCAAATCGTTCGAGGAAATCGTCAAAGATCCGCGCCAGCGTGAGGAAATCCGCCGCGAGCTGGTCGAGGCCGGGGTGGACCTTTCCCTGGCGCCGCCCAAACGCGCCAAGGGCGCGGGCAACAAGCCCCAGGCCCCCGAAAAGGCGGAGGAGCCCAAGGCCTGAAGCCCGTAGCCGCCTGAATGATGCCCCGGCGCCCAGGGCCGGGAAACGCGGATACCTCCGGCAGCCCCGCTGCCGCACATATCTCCAAGGAGCATGCCGTTATGAGTCAAGTACAGGAGCGCCAGCACGATACGATACACGCGGGGTCACTGCTCGCGCAGATCATCAGCGAGACCAACATCACCCCTCAGGACGACGGCTATGAAGACGCGCGCCTCGGCATCGGCGCGGTCGTGGAAGAAATGCTCAAGCCCGTCAACATGGACGAAAAGGTCAACAAGGGCATGGTCGACCGCATGATCGCGGATATCGACCGCCGCCTCGGCGCCTTCATGAACTGCATTCTGCACCATCCGGATTTCCAGTCCCTGGAATCCGCCTGGCGCGGGCTCAAGCTGCTGACCGACAGGACGGACTTCCGCGAGAACGTCATCGTGGAAATGCTCAACGTGACCAAGGACGAGTTGCTGGACGACTTCCTCGACGCGCCCGAAATCAACCAGTCCAACCTGTACAAGCAGGTCTACACGGCGGAATACGGCCAGTTCGGCGGCCAGCCCGTGGGCGCCATGATCGGCAACTACTACTTTGAGCCCACGGCCGTGGACCTCCGCCTGCTGGAAAACCTGGCCAAGGTCGCCACCATGGCCCACGCGCCTTTCATCGGCGCCGCCGCGCCGGGTTTCTTCGGCCTCAAGGACAGCTTTGAGCGCCTGCCCGCCCTCAAGGACCTTCAGGACATCTTCAGCGGCACGCGCTACACCAAATGGCAGTCCTTCCGTGAATCCGAAGACGCCCGCTACGTGGGCCTGGCCCTGCCCCGCTTCCTGCTGCGCCAGCCCTACGATCCGGACGAAAACCCGGTCAAGGCCTTTGTCTACAAGGAAAATGTGGACGACAGCCACCACAACTTCCTCTGGGGCAACGCGGCCTTTGCCTTTGCCACGCGCATCACGGAAAGTTTCGCCAAGTACCGCTGGGCGGCCAATATCATCGGCCCGCGTTCCGGCGGCGCGGTGGAGGATTTGCCCGTGCACCTCTACGAGAGCCTGGGCGACATCGAAATGAAGATCCCCACCGAGGTGCTCATTTCCGACCGCCGCGAATACGAGCTGGCCGAACAGGGCTTCATCGCCCTGACCATGCGCAAGGGCTCGGACAATGCCGCCTTCTTCTCCGCCAACTCCTGCCAGAAACCCAAGT is a genomic window containing:
- a CDS encoding type VI secretion system Vgr family protein, yielding MTQTPAANASWFNFTAQSGDFGVYAFSGFEEACKPYEFGIELVSRSANVDLTALLGTPACLSIADRSGGERLVHGLIREMEQLHTANRFTHYRCSLVPRLWFLGQIRDHRIFQNLSVVEIIQQILKEQGFTADGSSFKLSYSYEPREYCVQYGETDLHFITRLCEEEGIYFYFEHNRDSHCLCFCDREGGPKIPGQSDLRFFPGSGQRSDTAVINRLTLHEQVNSNAAAYREWNFRKPRLDLEVRDKEEDKQAAPAPPGMLLEQYAYPHLYQLRQPGERYVKLRMLRQLTFRQWIGCSSDVARFLPSYTFSMHDHPREALNAGWWVVSVRHEGQQPGVLEHEAPDGRGLHYASRVTAIPEMTRFIPALEHPKNRIIGEQSAIVTGPEGEEIYPDEYGRVKVQFHWDREGQHNENTTCWIRVSQGWAGSKYGIMAIPRIGHEVVVSFLEGDPDRPLITGRVYHELNMPPYELPAHKTRTVFKSMSTPGKENEERGFNELRIEDKKGQEEIYLHAEKDVNIHVKNDWKEHILHDQHRTVDNFTYTLTKGETHETLKQPRKTELFANDNLTVHADSHTKVDGKWLGKAGVEIHLHAGEKMVLEAGTEMTLKAGGSWIKLDPSGVRMGGSRINLGGGGGPGSGTPAAPLLPEASIPTDPGTCPTCMAALEAAEQQDAPFSGSCASARES
- a CDS encoding DUF4123 domain-containing protein, translated to MKQALILAQGTTVELESPYLRLIPEEELDIFIQETASSECRIDTLLCANVSARLRESFYNSTNDIQYNALFTNTSYESLIQKSPLFFEIEKRNPFWGELKSSNERWGLFSLGCPDVEQGLAHWRSLLNALLPDDTITHFRFYSSNVLLQMINASTPQETAWLLGPYAYLIIPVPFSLETSWALVSNPDLERLSMVELAMEYEPRQEIWWQVSQKHLDAFQQVLETIYRRNLLVWLWEEQSDHMRSLYGDGVELKIFIDDMIGKIRNWGFATHEQQSRCLAALLPVIAAKAPAEEERRILSVAEKDPDAALRQLESLALRRKPA
- a CDS encoding PAAR domain-containing protein, with the translated sequence MPPACRVGDKALCPADSHGKDCCPHTVTGPAVSGSPDVFIDGRPALRVGDPGVHSACCGPNTWKTAQGSPKVLINNIPVVRLGDATSHCGGSGNMVEGSPDVIIN
- the tssA gene encoding type VI secretion system protein TssA produces the protein MVKHLVKAWKAVLPENGPCGEDVSFSPEFEALRNEVEKSTSLHATEGPDWDAVRNMATEILSTRSKDLWAMAYAIHATCQLDGLADCAETLACLNEFLGKYWDNLHPPAQRLQRRIAPLQWLQARLQHASGGTGFSVEKPEHVALLKAQLERLQKLLEARAGDLAPAFMGIFSNITVTPEAAAEREAETRAGEAAAARAQGASPVLHAALAGMDADGRVPPTVLPQLVRNVMDQARQLAGHFLSLDMRDERAYQLHRTALWSTLLHLPPADNAGLTQMPCGVPREKAQAYASAIENKQFENALPRLERSAAKTPYWLEGHYMVARCLEALKATAAHNCVKNALAQLLGRFPELLTYKFKDGEPFAPARIVPWLEALQQGQPSGQPQVPPPGRAPAAENGEEEARLQEAIALCIEEDFHAGLRHLGNVPAGRNRSTILHGLLQARYCLAAGKKSAAQRLLQALYGQLEQWDLLDWEPELSARIITLLLTAQTKPGGPETEEMSRRLHWLSLDTAVGVLQEA
- the tssB gene encoding type VI secretion system contractile sheath small subunit gives rise to the protein MARKESSVAPKERINVTFKPATGGAVEEIELPMKVMVMGDFLQRHDPRSLLDRKPVSINKNNFADVMANQKLTLEIAVPNMLQDGDEERDIPVKLDFNSMRDFEPGNILDQIPETQKLMQIRDALVSLKGPMGNIPSFRKSFEEIVKDPRQREEIRRELVEAGVDLSLAPPKRAKGAGNKPQAPEKAEEPKA
- the tssC gene encoding type VI secretion system contractile sheath large subunit; translated protein: MSQVQERQHDTIHAGSLLAQIISETNITPQDDGYEDARLGIGAVVEEMLKPVNMDEKVNKGMVDRMIADIDRRLGAFMNCILHHPDFQSLESAWRGLKLLTDRTDFRENVIVEMLNVTKDELLDDFLDAPEINQSNLYKQVYTAEYGQFGGQPVGAMIGNYYFEPTAVDLRLLENLAKVATMAHAPFIGAAAPGFFGLKDSFERLPALKDLQDIFSGTRYTKWQSFRESEDARYVGLALPRFLLRQPYDPDENPVKAFVYKENVDDSHHNFLWGNAAFAFATRITESFAKYRWAANIIGPRSGGAVEDLPVHLYESLGDIEMKIPTEVLISDRREYELAEQGFIALTMRKGSDNAAFFSANSCQKPKYFGISEAGKAAELNYRLGAQLPYLFIVSRLAHYIKVLQREHIGSWKERVDLERELNTWIRQFVADQENPSSDIRSRRPLREASITVSDVEGDPGWYRVSMSIRPHFKYMGAYFTLSLVGKLEKD